One Cucurbita pepo mitochondrion, complete genome DNA segment encodes these proteins:
- the nad7 gene encoding NADH dehydrogenase subunit 7: MTTSKRQITNFTLNFGPQHPAAHGVLRLVLEMNGEVVERAEPHIGLLHRGTEKLIEYKTYLQALPYFDRLDYVSMMAQEHAYSLAVERLLNCEVPLRAQYIRVLFCEITRILNHLLALTTHAMDVGALTPFLWAFEEREKLLEFYERVSGARMHASFIRPGGVAQDLPLGLCRDIDSFTQQFASRIDELEEMLTGNRIWKQRLVDIGTVTAQQAKDWGFSGVMLRGSGVCWDLRRAAPYDVYDQLDFDVPVGTRGDCYDRYCIRIEEMRQSVRIIVQCLNQMPSGMIKADDRKLCPPSRSRMKLSMESLIHHFELYTEGFSVPASSTYTAVEAPKGEFGVFLVSNGSNRPYRCKIRAPGFAHLQGLDFMAKHHMLADVVTIIGTQDIVSGEVDR; this comes from the exons ATGACGACTAGTAAGAGGCAAATAACAAATTTCACTTCGAATTCCGGACCTCAACATCCTGCTGCTCATGGTGTTTCACGATCAGTATTGGAAATGAACGGAGAAGTGGTGGAACGTGCGGAACCACATATTGGATTACTCCA TAGAGGGACTGAGAAATTAATAGAGTACAAAACTTATCTTCAAGCTTTACCTTATTCTGATCGTTCAGA CTATGTTTCTACGATGGCCCAAGAACACGCTCATTCTTCAGCTGTAGAGAGACTTTTGAATTGCGAGGTACCATTACGAGCTCAATATATACGAGTGTTATTCCGTGAAATCACTCGAATTTCAAATCATTCACTTGCTTTAACTACTCATGCTATGGATGTGGGAGCATCAACTCCGTTCCTGTGGGCTTTTGAGGAGCGGGAGAAATTATTGGAATTCTATGAAAGAGTCTCGGGAGCCAGGATGCATGCCAGTTTCATACGACCAGGTGGAGTGGCACAAGATCTTCCTCTTGGCTTATGTCGAGATATTGATTCCTTCACACAACAATTTGCTTCTCGTATCGACGAATTAGAAGAGATGTCAACCGGCAACCGTATCTGGAAACAACGATTAGTGGATATTGGTACTGTCACTGCACAGCAAGCAAAGGATTGGGGATTCAGTGGTGTAATGTTAAGAGGT CCAGGGGTATGCTGGGATTTGCGAAGAGCAGCACCTTACGATGTTCATGACCAATTGGATCCTGACGTACCCGTAGGTACCAGAGGAGATTGCTATGATCGTTACTGTATCCGTATCGAAGAGATGCGACAAAGTGTTCGTATCATTGTGCAATGTCCTAATCAAATGCCTAGTGGCATGATCAAAGCCGATGATCGTAAGCTATGTCCTCCATCACGATCTCGAATGAAACTATCCATGGAATC CTCAATTCACCATTTCGAACTTTATACAGAAGGTTTTTCCGTACCAGCTTCTTCTACCTATACCGCAGTGGAAGCACCTAAAGGGGAATTTGGTGTCTTTCTGGTCAGTAATGGAAGCAATCGTCCCTACCGTCGTAAAATAAGAGCACCTGGCTCTGCCCATTCACAAGGACTCGATTCTATGGCCAAACATCACATGCCAGCAGATGTAGTCACCATCATTGGTACTCAAGATATTGTGTCTGGAGAGGTAGATAGATAG